DNA from Coffea arabica cultivar ET-39 chromosome 10c, Coffea Arabica ET-39 HiFi, whole genome shotgun sequence:
CCTCCATCTCTTTGGACTATAATGACATGGTTAGAACTTTTCCAGTCAGAAAGTAAGCTTAGAAGATGAATGTTACTCAATATTCGATCTCTCATTGAGGGGTTGAGGTATGTTGTATAGGATCAGACCCATCACCAGAATGATACTGCCCACATGAAAAAAGGGGCTCAAGCTCACACCTTCTGGAAGATATGGCAGCGGAAGAGAAAGTATGCATATTGAAATTGGAACtgccaaaaaagagaaaaaccaagtgaaaaaaaaaatgaaccaaaatgaaAAGCTGATCATTTAAGAGGATCAACCAGTCTAAAGGTTTTCATTAAGAGAGAACCTGATGACATTGCAGCGAGGGAAGAAACAACTGCTGATGAAATCTTTACAAGATGGAGCACCGATATGTTGAAACAAATGTTGACGAATACGTACAATAGGGGTAGTAATGGAGCTCCTTCACAGCCTGGTAAAGTGGTCAGTGGAGCAACCAGAAACACAATCAAGGAAAGCACCAAAATACACAATAGAAATGAAAATTCATAAGAACATTTTCTATAGGATGGCATTTTAATTGCAGTAATTTGTCTAGCAAGTTGCATTTTAGGAGAATAAAGGTAAATTCGTCATTTATTTACAAAATGTACTATGAAAAGTATATAAATCTGGATTCACTAGTTTATCAAAATGTTGACATCTTTACTGGAAATAGAGATATATCACTCGTTACTGGTGTTTCCAAAGTAAGAAATTGAATCAGCTTTAAAGTTGATTTCTActtcttctttcttatttgttcTCTGCAACAGTTTCCTTTTCTTCCCAAACTTTCTTCACTCCTCTTTTCCTCCTCTAGTCTCTTCTCTCCGGATCTTCCAAATAAACAACCCACTCACTTTGTATGCACTCCCACCAAGGCCCAAACGTTAGTAGTACTAGATCTGGTTTTCCAATCATCCACATCTAAGCCCCCCTCTATTCTTGCCCTGCACTTTGCTGTTGTTGTTGCATTTGTTTCTTAGTACTAGTAGGTCGTACTCTGATGATAGCGATGAGGACGAGAAGGAGGGTGTAGCTTCTGTTTATATTGGTACTGCATCTTTGATCTTTAGCCTGTGAGGATTGCCTGACAGCCCTGACCCACAACACTAATATTATTCTGCCTGCAATCTACTTTAAAATCTTTCTGATCGTGATTTCCGTGCTGTCAGGGTTTGGCCTATGCAGCAATTGAAAGAAGGCACTTTCTGTTGGTAGTTTGCTATTGACAGTAGTGGTACACAGGAAATTATTGGGATGAAAGATGTTGAGGTGTGGGATGTGGTGTGGTTTTGTGACAGCTCTTCAAGTTCATTTTCCAATAATATTATTTAATTAGAaataaataatattaatattCAGGTAAATTGTCCTCTCGAGACAAAGCTAAGAAAAGTTCAAAAACAACTGTCTTAAAGTGAAGCCATCTGCACAAACAGAACAGGTAACTTCATTTATCATTTGTtaataattaagcaaaagatcCAGATAGTATCATATCCAGCTTTTACTTTAAGAATCACAAGTAGTCAGAGGTATATATGGAAACAAGGGAAGGAGCAAAATCTTTAAAGAACTTATTTCCCTTGGTTTCCAGGAATATATCAGTTGACAATGTTGGACTGCATGGGTTCAAGGCAAATTGTAGGTAGTGACTATGCCAAGATAATCATTGTATAATCATTATATGCCAAGATGCCATAGAAATGCGAAATGTATACGTCCAAGATGTACTGAAGGAAGTAATCACTTTCAGCACACAAACAAATCAACCATGGGGAATCTGCATACCCTGGGAAGGTGAGAATACAGAACATGCAAAGCTACAGCACAAGTACTATCAGAGTGCATACAACTTATAATTCATCACATTCCAGTTTACTTCACAAACGTACAACCAAGGCCTTTTCATCACATTCCAGTTTACTTCACAAATATACAACCAAGGCCTGAAAGGCTGTACCTGATCCGGTCGATCCAGCATTCAAGAGGCAACCAGCCCCACTCTTTAGGTATGAAGGGAGCTGGGAGAATGGTATACCTTTCAAGttcgaaagaaaaggaagaaggagaAACACAAAAAGAGCCTGCAAGTCAAAATTTTTATGTAGATCAACATCCACATGTATGACTGAATACCAGCTCAGGATATAGTATTTTGTGAATGCCATTCAATGCAACCCATACACCAAATGAAGCTGCATATTCAAGAAATAGCTCAATGGAACATCTAGAAAATGAGGATTGTCGTTCCagtttttgcatgaaatgaAGCTCAAAATGTAAAGAGATAATAGCTATACGACCTATACCAAAGATTCAGAAACAAACAAACTTCTTTCCAGCTAGTTATTGGTCAAACAGACTAGGTGATACCCTCACACATATGATCGGTGTTATGCAAGGTTAACACTCTGAGGTGCCCGCTCTCATTTATAAAATAGATGTTCTCTGCATTATGCACGGCAGATCATAGTGATTCAATCAAATGCAATATGTTTTCAGGTCAAAGCAATCACAAATTTACATGAATAAAATTTATTTCCTCTCTACGATGTTACTTCTTCTAGCAAAATAATGGTATCTAAATGCAGCAGATGCTGTAGATATTCCTAATGGAGATCTTAAGCTTCTAGATCAATCACCATAAGATGAACTTGATGAAAGAAGAGATCTGAGCTGTCAAAGCCGAATTATCATTTACATTATGTCATAGTCTACAGTCAACATAACTTACTACTGGAGTGCATATAAGTATGTCGGTTAATGCAGAAAGTAAAGGCAGAAACAGTTTGCATCATATTTATTCATGAAATATATGCACGCACAACCTAATTCATTAAACTGTATAGAGTACCTGGAATCCAGATCCAAAAGAATTGacaacaaagatatccagagacCTTCCCTGTATGGATTATCACGCTTTAGTACATAAAGTGATTTCAAAAGTCAACAGCGAAATAAGGTATAAGATACCCacaaaatttctgctcataCCTTGAGATGACTCCGAGCATCAAGGAAAACAGATTCCTGAATACATCCATACAAAGTTCAAAACATTGCCTCTAACAGGAAAAGCTAACAATCAATGACAATTTTTGGGTTACTTTGATAATAGATGCACCAGCTTGAAAGGCGCTCGAAACTATCATCAGTGACGGCCAAATGAGCCCAATTCCAGATAACATCTGACCATTGTCCGATCCACTGTAGTCCAATAGAGATGCAAAAAGAAACAACTGGAAGATCAGAAGTAGAATAAGATGCACCATGCAGATGTGTCGACTGAAATTATTATAGAACTTTCACATTGAAGTGAATTCAAAATCTTGGGCCAATAACACAATAGAGCCCAATATCAGTATATCCTCCTTTTCATTGTTAGTAATGGGAAGCAAGATATGTTATTACAATACAAGCAGATCTCTTTGAGAAACTAAAATCATATATTGTCCCAAAAGAACCCAGAAATGCTGCTAACAATGAGAACTACCTCACATCAAATGCCCACTATAGATATTGTACTTGCATATCAGTTCAATCCTAGACTAGACCTGATTGTGAAATTAAACAGGGATTTGAGTGATAATATTACACAAAGGACGAATTTAATATGAATACCATATTTAAGGACATCATTTCTGGTTTCTCATCCAATTCATCAGCTTTAACAAACACTTATAAAATCCATCAGCCTTATCAAGTTTGTTTGGGTAGTGCTGCATCTCAATTATGAGCACAAGAAATCAACTTAAAGAAGTTTCTGATGATGTGCATCTATCGAAAACACTCTTTTTCTAGCCTATCATTTATCTGATCTCGCTTATGCCAAAGAAAAGTGGAAAGAACAAAAATGCTAggttcaaataataaaaatgcgACTCCGAGGCATATCCATGACGATTATCCGAATAAAAAACATTTTGTGTCTCTAATCATAGTGTAAATACAGGATTTTCACCATTTTAGGAACGCAAATTCAATAGCACTAGTCATTAACAGAATGAGTGATACAATCTAACAATAAGGAGGAGAAGATTGCTGAACCTCATAACTGCAAAAATAACACCAGCTGCTACAAGAAAGCATCCAATGATTTTATTCAGTGAGTAACTTCTGCCAAGGAGAAGGGTAGAGAAAGCTAATTGCCACACCAAAAATGTCTGCAGTAGAAGGTCCACAAAATGAGGAATTTAAATAGACCTACGCTTTCCAAATTGATAATCAGTTTGCTGCTGATCTAAtgtttccattttcttgctcagtAGATATCACCAATTTTCATAAGCAATCAACAATATTTGAGGTATGTCCACGTTTATGTAAAGTCAATTTGATCAGCAAAAAGAAGGGACTGATGTTATGCAATTTTACTGCTAAAACAAAAGTCATCTTGCTCCTCTTTACAAATTCAATCggaaagcaagaaaaaatgtcagtttcaaaattcaaatactTAACACTACAGATATTACCTGACTCAGCACGGGAATAGCTGGCCCAGGAAGCATTGCTGCAAAGTATACACAACTTTCAGCATATCAAGTCATATTTAATTATTTCCCAAATTTGTCTATCCAAAACAAAAGTTTCGTACTTTATTCAGTCTGCATCTCTCAGTGTAATTTGCTCATTCAACCTTACATTAGAACGTTATGCAATTTCTCCTCTCAAACTAGAAATTAAGAAGAAACAGAATGGACTTGCTTTGCTGCAGTTAATACAATCTTCTCACCAATACATTCTTATGCTGACTAATCATTCATAGATTGGAGTGATTCCTGAAATTCAAAAGCTTTAAAATATCGAATCCTTGGCACCTATATAAAAGTAATATTGATATATTCATAActtaaaatacataaatatctAACAGTTTAACTACTAGAACACCCATACAGAATCTCAAACACAACTGGCAGGCAATAAATGCCAACAAAGACTTGATTTATTGTACCTCCAGAATACATTCCAGAAACAACTCCAAGCGCTTCTAGGAAACCAATAATCATGAAACGTGATTTGGGAAGGCCGATCATCTCATCAGTGACAATACCAGCTTTGTATCTCGTATACAGTATGAAGAAATAGATAGCAACATACCTGTGTGCAAAACAGCCAACAAGTCATCATTTTATCAAATGAAACATAATTTTCTAGCAGTCTTTCACTGACTATGGAAGCAAATGAATCTCAAAAGATAAAAGCACAAATGTTGAATGTAACAAATTTGATAGAATCATTTATAGAAGCTATCAATGCATAGTTTATTTCTTTGAcgttctttaaaaaaaaaaaacaatcgaCGTTCACTGCAATTTATTCTTCACAGTAAATTCAATAACAACCAGGTACTCACTATTTGTCACTGCTCTAGATGCATCCTAATATCCTAGATTTCCAGACTTACTAAATTGAGACATTAACATAATTACCATTAATGAAGAAAGAAAGTGATATCAGAGAACAAATTAAATTGTACAATAAATCCCAAAACATATTTACCCGAAAGTGGTGAGCTGAGCAAGAAAGAAGGGGTACTCCTTCATCGGAACAAGGGCAAGCTTGTAAAAAACCCGATTCGCTATAGCCAATACTACTGTAACTACAGAGCTAAGAATCACTAATGTAACATTATTATCGATGTTCCGAGAAGGGCCATCGGAATCTTTTCCCAAAGCTCGAATCCTGAACTTGTAATTTAACCTTTGTGCTGAATCTTGGATGAGTTTAGGTGGCTTTCGCCGATGAGTCTTGAGATGTTGAGAGGCAGAAAATGTTGGGTTCCGAAGAGGGCGGACCGAGGTGAAAGCAAGGGAGGAAGGCGAAGGTATTGAGCCATTGAGGAGAAGTGAATTGGAGGGGTGAAAATGGTGGAAAAGGGAGACTATTGGGAGTTTGAATTTGGGTGTGGCAAAGATTtgggatgatgatgatgatactGCTGGGAATAGAAGCTCCATGggagggagaagaagaaagaagacgATTGCAGAGTGAGGAGTGGCAAGGGGAAGGGGACCAGAAAAGGCGGGTTCAGCAGCCTTTCACCAACTGACCGAGCAGGTGAAGACGCTGTATGCAACGCGATTTGTTCTGATAAAGGCGTGCTCTGTTGATTTTTACGTCAATAAGATTGGATTATCAAGTATTTTTATCACACAATACTACTTTCTATATTAAATGTTTAATGGAGAGATGATAAATGATGTATAGCATTGGATTAACGAATTAATTATAAAACAACAACACTTTCTTTAATGTTTAATATAGAGATAATAAATGAGGTAATGTTTAGCACGgtggttttgtcattttgtatTGTATGGGTAATTTACGTCATTAAAAAATTcacaattttattttcttttataacTGTGAAGTTTTGAATTCAAGATCTACCGTTTACAATCTCTTTTACTTGACTATTCAACCCAAtctttctttaaaaaataattgacttacaaaatttttattaagaTTTTATTGACATAGAAAATATATAGCATTAAAAGTATAATATAGaatcatatatacatataataaagtcgtattcTCGTTCTTATCCCTtcatattttctctttcctatGTAGTTTAACAAGACGGCAAATAGTTTCTTACGTGAATTGCTCCTTTTTTgtttagatatatatatatatatatatatcaattcttattttctATAAGAATTTTTAACAGTATATGATTCTtattttctacccaaaaaagtaactggaaagtaatgcgatataaataaaagaaacataAATATCTCTATTAGATATATCTTCAAATTCATGCCAATAATTTGTGTACTGCATGGGGAATCGAAGTAAATAAGAATTGTTATCACTACAAGAAGTAGAAAAGTAACTAATTTCAAAAAGAACTATTAATAACAGAAGTCAATATCTGATGTTGGAAATAGGattcttaataaattttattattaagtgCATTATCAAGACATAGTGCATAGCACGAAATTTATGGAAaataaaaagttaattgaatCCAATTAACTATGTGTATATGACCCATATGATCAAATATAAATTCCTATTTGAGCACGGGTTTGTAAATTCCTATAAACCAATTCGTTGTTAATCAAGATATGCAGGTTATACTCATTGATAGATTATAAGATTCACAATAAATCTCTGCTCAGATGGTGAGGAGTATTTAGTGTGTGGACCCACAACATAGGAGTCCATGCACTTAAAGGACTCGATATAGTTGAGGTGGTCTTTCAAGATAGGTAAAATATGTTTTAAGAACGCACTTTTATTTCctataagaattcttaatattataggattcttatttcctacccaaaattacatact
Protein-coding regions in this window:
- the LOC113714713 gene encoding protein CLT2, chloroplastic, with the protein product MELLFPAVSSSSSQIFATPKFKLPIVSLFHHFHPSNSLLLNGSIPSPSSLAFTSVRPLRNPTFSASQHLKTHRRKPPKLIQDSAQRLNYKFRIRALGKDSDGPSRNIDNNVTLVILSSVVTVVLAIANRVFYKLALVPMKEYPFFLAQLTTFGYVAIYFFILYTRYKAGIVTDEMIGLPKSRFMIIGFLEALGVVSGMYSGAMLPGPAIPVLSQTFLVWQLAFSTLLLGRSYSLNKIIGCFLVAAGVIFAVMSGSDNGQMLSGIGLIWPSLMIVSSAFQAGASIIKESVFLDARSHLKGRSLDIFVVNSFGSGFQALFVFLLLPFLSNLKGIPFSQLPSYLKSGAGCLLNAGSTGSGCEGAPLLPLLYVFVNICFNISVLHLVKISSAVVSSLAAMSSVPISICILSLPLPYLPEGVSLSPFFHVGSIILVMGLILYNIPQPLNERSNIE